Proteins encoded together in one Amblyomma americanum isolate KBUSLIRL-KWMA chromosome 1, ASM5285725v1, whole genome shotgun sequence window:
- the LOC144094846 gene encoding uncharacterized protein LOC144094846, translated as MTSHIKISALALLACCLALVPSHASIEQGAGQHMYAGGEEYPHGFMVSTIHESDDRHGHRSRSYGHGHRDYVNEPEYVVRNPYGALLQQSESQHLYAAGGALHGGGLGHDHAAFFPGHMDGYLMAR; from the coding sequence ATCTCAGCGCTGGCCCTGCTGGCTTGCTGCCTTGCGCTGGTGCCCAGCCACGCCAGCATCGAGCAGGGAGCCGGGcagcatatgtacgctggcggaGAAGAGTACCCGCACGGCTTCATGGTGAGCACCATCCACGAGAGCGACGACCGGCACGGCCACCGGAGCCGGAGCTATGGGCACGGACACAGGGACTACGTGAACGAGCCGGAGTACGTGGTCCGCAACCCATACGGCGCCCTGCTGCAGCAGTCTGAGTCGCAGCACTTGTACGCCGCTGGTGGGGCACTGCACGGAGGAGGCCTGGGCCACGATCACGCGGCGTTCTTTCCGGGGCACATGGACGGATACCTGATGGCTCGATAA